From the genome of Danio rerio strain Tuebingen ecotype United States chromosome 2, GRCz12tu, whole genome shotgun sequence, one region includes:
- the LOC570723 gene encoding uncharacterized protein → MRGKQPFSCPDCGRSFLYRCHLKEHMMIHTGEKPFSCSVCGKAFRQKSNLQIHSAVHMTVKPFQCGHCGRRFTTNGNLKSHWNIHTGAHTHHCTHCGKSFSTKNNLKSHMRVHTGERPFTCAQCGLSFSHQSNFKQHKTFHQEEQVHQCPQCSKTFKQEIHLNTHLRSHGERKLSCGHCAKRFLQRSQLKRHLMMHAEERPYLCTVCGKSFSWKSYFQQHLKIHSGVKSHVCPDCGKAFMRVGELKQHRRVHTGEKPYKCSHCGQGFAHSGPLRKHERSHTGETPYPCAACGSCFTTDKNLQLHRRKQNCPAVPPHTLT, encoded by the coding sequence ATGAGAGGAAAACAGCCCTTCTCGTGTCCTGACTGTGGACGGAGTTTCCTGTACAGATGCCACCTCAAAGagcacatgatgatccacaccggagagaagccgttctCCTGCAGCGTCTGCGGTAAAGCCTTCCGACAGAAGAGCAACCTGCAGATCCACTCGGCGGTGCACATGACGGTGAAGCCGTTCCAGTGCGGGCACTGCGGGAGGAGATTCACGACCAACGGCAATCTGAAGAGCCACTGGAACATCCACACGGGCGCGCACACACACCACTGCACACACTGCGGGAAGAGCTTCTCCACCAAAAACAACCTCAAATCCCACATGCGCGTGCACACCGGAGAGCGGCCGTTCACATGCGCACAGTGCGGACTGAGCTTCTCTCACCAAAGCAACTTCAAGCAGCACAAAACCTTCCATCAGGAGGAGCAGGTGCATCAGTGCCCTCAGTGCAGCAAGACCTTCAAGCAGGAGATCCACCTGAACACACACCTGCGCTCGCACGGAGAGCGCAAGCTCAGCTGCGGACACTGCGCCAAGAGGTTTCTGCAGCGCTCGCAGCTGAAGAGACACCTGATGATGCATGCCGAGGAGAGGCCGTACCTGTGCACCGTCTGCGGGAAGAGCTTCTCCTGGAAGTCCTACTTTCAGCAGCACCTGAAGATCCACAGCGGGGTGAAGAGTCACGTGTGTCCTGACTGCGGGAAGGCGTTCATGCGAGTCGGAGAGCTGAAGCAGCACCGCagagttcacaccggagagaaaccctaCAAGTGCTCACACTGCGGACAGGGGTTCGCTCATTCGGGACCGCTGAGGAAACACGAGCGTTCACACACCGGGGAGACGCCGTATCCCTGCGCCGCCTGCGGGAGCTGTTTTACCACCGACAAAAACCTGCAGCTGCACAGGAGGAAACAGAACTGTCCCGCCGTCCCGCCTCACACACTTACATGA